Proteins from a single region of Butyrivibrio fibrisolvens:
- a CDS encoding SGNH/GDSL hydrolase family protein has protein sequence MELKEYCFLPTDEYVKPLGRTFMLDDIRILSLSGSGVEFKYTGTKLTVTFYGDSTTSVDENMPQPWRDQARVAVIVDDVMQLDTVIKKPMEVFEVCGLDESIPAAEHIVKIIKLSEPRMSTAGLGEIRILAESPAQPTPLKDKYIEFIGDSITCGYGVDVPNEFHPFATGNENVTKALSYKTAQKLDADYSMVSYSGHGLISGYTPDPNVPKLEELIQPYYDIFAYSYNTFRGLQMESRKWDFASERKPDVIVINLGTNDDSYVQQDEEKRQAFYKAYISFLEKVHGFNPTSKIVVAFGLMGDALFKTEQEAVNAFKEKSGFNEVYAVHLTPQDPEKNGYGADYHPSPVSHELAAVELSEFIKGIDD, from the coding sequence ATGGAACTTAAAGAATACTGTTTTTTACCAACAGATGAATATGTAAAGCCTCTTGGAAGGACATTTATGCTTGATGATATAAGGATTCTCAGCCTTTCTGGATCAGGCGTTGAATTTAAATACACAGGCACAAAGCTTACTGTAACTTTCTATGGCGACTCTACAACCAGTGTAGATGAAAATATGCCGCAGCCCTGGCGTGATCAGGCAAGAGTGGCAGTTATTGTTGATGATGTCATGCAGCTTGATACTGTGATAAAAAAGCCAATGGAAGTCTTTGAAGTATGCGGCCTTGATGAAAGTATTCCGGCTGCTGAACATATTGTAAAGATCATTAAGCTTTCAGAGCCCAGAATGTCTACTGCAGGTCTTGGCGAGATCAGGATCTTAGCAGAAAGCCCTGCACAGCCTACGCCATTAAAAGATAAATATATTGAATTCATCGGAGATTCCATTACCTGCGGCTACGGCGTAGATGTTCCTAATGAATTCCATCCTTTTGCTACAGGTAATGAAAATGTAACCAAAGCATTGTCATATAAGACTGCGCAGAAGCTTGACGCCGACTACAGCATGGTTTCCTACAGCGGTCATGGCCTTATATCAGGCTATACACCTGATCCTAATGTTCCAAAGCTTGAAGAACTGATACAGCCTTATTATGATATATTCGCTTATTCATATAACACTTTCAGAGGCCTTCAGATGGAGAGTAGAAAGTGGGATTTTGCTTCTGAAAGAAAGCCAGATGTCATCGTTATAAATCTTGGAACCAATGATGACAGCTACGTTCAGCAGGATGAAGAAAAGAGACAGGCTTTTTATAAAGCATATATATCATTTTTAGAAAAAGTACACGGTTTTAATCCTACATCAAAGATCGTTGTAGCATTTGGTCTTATGGGGGATGCACTTTTTAAAACGGAACAGGAAGCTGTAAATGCTTTTAAGGAAAAGAGTGGCTTTAACGAAGTATACGCTGTACACCTCACTCCTCAGGATCCTGAAAAGAATGGATACGGAGCTGATTATCATCCATCACCTGTATCGCATGAACTTGCTGCAGTAGAGCTTTCAGAGTTTATAAAAGGTATAGATGATTAA
- a CDS encoding DUF3791 domain-containing protein, producing MNKETFSFVIYMIHACANKWGKLPSEVYHLLSKADCIDKFLVLHFDVLHTQSTSYIVDDIKEYLEVRGVNL from the coding sequence ATGAATAAAGAGACATTTTCTTTTGTGATATATATGATTCACGCTTGTGCGAATAAATGGGGAAAACTTCCGTCTGAAGTTTATCATTTGTTGTCTAAAGCTGATTGCATTGATAAATTTCTTGTGTTGCATTTTGATGTACTGCATACACAGAGCACATCTTATATTGTTGATGATATAAAAGAGTATTTAGAGGTTAGGGGAGTTAACTTATGA
- a CDS encoding DUF3990 domain-containing protein, whose amino-acid sequence MIVYHGSIEIVKNPDINHSFRPLDFGKGFYVTTVR is encoded by the coding sequence ATGATCGTATATCACGGGAGTATTGAAATAGTAAAAAATCCAGATATAAATCATTCATTTAGACCATTGGATTTTGGAAAAGGTTTTTATGTTACTACGGTAAGATAA
- a CDS encoding GNAT family N-acetyltransferase, whose product MLFEEKTIKDKLGRTIVLRNARPEDSADLIKYLKTTSAETPFLIREPDEITITEENEEKFIQAKIDSERELMLLAFIDGKHIGNCSLMSIAPYKRYRHRCDVAIALYKEYCGCGIGKAMLQTVLDVAKSVGYEQAELEVMAENKDAIRMYEKLGFEKFGTFPDNMKYADGTYMDADWMMKKL is encoded by the coding sequence ATGTTATTCGAAGAAAAAACTATTAAAGATAAACTTGGAAGAACTATAGTACTTAGAAATGCACGACCAGAAGATTCAGCAGATCTAATAAAATACTTGAAAACAACAAGTGCTGAGACACCTTTTTTGATCAGAGAACCTGATGAGATAACTATAACGGAAGAAAACGAAGAGAAATTTATACAGGCTAAGATCGATTCTGAGCGGGAGTTAATGCTCCTTGCGTTTATTGATGGTAAGCATATTGGTAATTGTTCTCTTATGAGCATAGCTCCATACAAAAGGTATAGGCACAGATGTGATGTTGCGATTGCGCTTTATAAAGAATATTGCGGTTGTGGCATAGGTAAAGCAATGCTACAGACTGTTCTGGATGTTGCAAAGAGCGTGGGCTATGAGCAGGCTGAGCTTGAAGTAATGGCTGAGAACAAAGATGCTATTCGTATGTATGAGAAGCTTGGATTTGAAAAGTTTGGGACATTCCCTGATAACATGAAATATGCTGATGGAACCTATATGGATGCTGATTGGATGATGAAGAAATTATGA
- a CDS encoding acyltransferase family protein produces the protein MNDRKKEFIYIEYLRVISAFAVIVVHVSGANWSKIEIGSFDWSVQTFYNLIGRFSVCAFCMISGALMLRPGKEMNFHSIFHKYIKRILICYVVWVILYSLFYTLMNQENIQYFILHLFQLPGHLWYLLMLIGLYLITPVLKCITADRKVTLYVIWICIIFGAVFGTVEGVSSFFAEMAGDSYGYALWKAFLGDLDNLNMTIVPGYLGLYLLGHYIHEYGLGKWHSIIIYSAFPALLLSVLLTWGCSVITGKYVYTFMLETNPLVVLGSAGIFALFRSSKEKNKVYDENTWLTKAFVFLGSHTFGIYLVHVMVIDILDHYFAFNVASYPAIISVPVNSIIVFLMALILAVLLKKIPKAGAIVS, from the coding sequence ATGAATGACAGAAAAAAAGAGTTCATCTATATAGAATATCTGAGAGTTATAAGCGCTTTTGCTGTTATAGTGGTTCATGTATCAGGGGCTAACTGGTCAAAAATCGAAATAGGGTCCTTTGACTGGTCTGTTCAGACTTTCTATAACCTGATCGGAAGATTCAGCGTTTGCGCTTTTTGCATGATTTCCGGCGCGCTTATGTTAAGACCCGGAAAGGAAATGAACTTTCATAGTATTTTTCATAAATACATAAAGAGAATTCTTATATGCTATGTCGTTTGGGTCATTTTATATTCACTTTTTTATACGTTGATGAATCAGGAGAATATACAGTACTTTATTCTTCATCTGTTTCAGCTGCCAGGGCATCTATGGTATCTACTCATGCTGATAGGCCTGTATCTTATAACACCTGTATTAAAATGTATTACAGCTGACAGGAAGGTGACATTGTATGTTATCTGGATCTGCATTATTTTTGGCGCTGTATTTGGGACTGTAGAAGGTGTAAGCTCTTTTTTCGCAGAAATGGCTGGAGATAGTTATGGATATGCTCTGTGGAAAGCGTTTCTTGGAGATTTGGATAATTTGAATATGACCATCGTGCCGGGATATCTTGGACTGTATTTACTGGGGCATTACATACATGAGTATGGACTTGGAAAATGGCACAGTATCATTATTTACAGTGCTTTTCCTGCGCTTTTATTGTCGGTGTTATTGACATGGGGATGCTCTGTTATCACCGGAAAGTATGTCTATACATTTATGCTGGAGACCAATCCGCTTGTAGTGCTTGGCTCTGCAGGAATTTTTGCTTTATTTAGAAGTTCAAAGGAAAAGAATAAGGTTTATGATGAAAACACATGGCTGACGAAAGCATTCGTGTTCCTTGGGAGCCATACGTTTGGAATATATCTGGTGCATGTTATGGTGATCGATATACTTGATCATTATTTTGCCTTTAATGTGGCAAGTTATCCGGCGATAATATCAGTTCCAGTCAATTCTATAATTGTATTTTTGATGGCGCTGATACTTGCTGTTTTGTTAAAGAAAATACCAAAAGCGGGAGCAATAGTGAGCTGA
- a CDS encoding methyltransferase type 11, translating into MSNPWEEISLDDYENHMSLDSVKQLQAMNSIMKEQFEAYPVTTAMVLGIAGGNGLEHVNRDKYRTVYGVDINEEYLKTVSKRHIDLSDILKCLKVDLIKESDQLPNAQLVIANLLIEYIGYDVFRKVIHKVDPEYVSCVIQINTDDEQWVSDSPYLHAFDRLDEVHHQMEEDSLSAVMLESGYNNIFKTKVQLPNGKALVRLDFQKE; encoded by the coding sequence ATGAGTAATCCATGGGAAGAAATCAGTTTGGACGATTATGAAAATCATATGAGTCTGGATAGCGTAAAGCAGCTTCAGGCAATGAATTCAATAATGAAAGAGCAGTTTGAAGCATATCCGGTCACTACAGCTATGGTACTGGGAATCGCTGGGGGAAATGGCTTAGAACATGTAAACAGGGATAAGTATAGGACTGTTTATGGAGTAGATATTAACGAAGAATATCTTAAAACTGTTTCAAAAAGGCATATTGATCTATCTGATATTTTGAAATGTTTAAAGGTCGATTTGATCAAAGAATCTGATCAGCTCCCCAATGCACAACTTGTAATAGCCAATCTCCTAATTGAGTACATTGGTTATGATGTCTTTCGAAAAGTAATTCATAAAGTTGATCCCGAATATGTTTCATGCGTGATACAGATTAATACTGATGATGAACAGTGGGTGTCAGATTCTCCGTATCTTCATGCATTCGACAGACTAGATGAAGTACATCATCAGATGGAAGAGGATTCACTAAGTGCTGTTATGCTTGAATCAGGCTACAACAATATCTTTAAGACTAAAGTGCAGCTTCCAAATGGAAAGGCTTTGGTAAGATTGGATTTTCAAAAAGAATGA
- the eno gene encoding phosphopyruvate hydratase, which translates to MNYLEIEKVIGREILDSRGNPTVEAEITLVDGTVARGTAPSGASTGEFEALELRDGDKSRYLGKGVSKAVANINGPIADAIVGMDASDIYAIDAAMIAADGTKDKSKLGANAILAVSIAAARAASVSLDIPLYRFLGGIQATDLPVPMMNILNGGAHATNTVDTQEFMIMPVGAPSFKEALRWCAEVFHALAKILKDKGLATSVGDEGGFAPNLTSDEETIETILAAVKAAGYEPGKDFMIAMDAASSEWKSEKGKGFYKQPKSGREFTSDELIAHWESLVDKYPIISIEDGLDEEDWEGWKRMTEKIGHKVQLVGDDLFVTNTERLAKGIENGAANSILIKLNQIGSVSETLEAIKLANKNGYTAISSHRSGETADTTIADLAVALNTRQIKTGAPSRSERVAKYNQLLRIEEELGSAARYPGMKAFNVKK; encoded by the coding sequence ATGAATTATCTTGAAATCGAAAAAGTCATTGGAAGAGAGATCCTTGATTCTCGTGGAAATCCTACAGTAGAAGCAGAGATTACACTTGTAGACGGAACTGTAGCAAGGGGAACAGCACCTTCAGGCGCATCAACAGGTGAGTTTGAAGCTCTTGAGCTTAGAGATGGAGACAAGTCCAGATATCTTGGTAAGGGTGTATCCAAGGCTGTTGCTAATATTAATGGACCTATCGCAGATGCGATCGTTGGAATGGATGCATCTGATATATATGCGATTGACGCAGCAATGATTGCTGCTGATGGAACTAAGGATAAGTCAAAGCTTGGTGCTAACGCTATCCTTGCTGTATCTATCGCAGCTGCAAGAGCAGCATCTGTATCTCTTGATATTCCTCTTTACAGATTCCTTGGCGGAATTCAGGCTACAGACCTTCCTGTTCCTATGATGAACATCTTAAACGGCGGTGCTCATGCTACAAACACTGTTGATACACAGGAATTCATGATCATGCCTGTTGGAGCACCTTCTTTCAAAGAAGCTCTCAGATGGTGTGCAGAAGTATTCCATGCACTTGCTAAGATCCTTAAGGATAAAGGCCTTGCAACATCTGTTGGTGATGAGGGCGGATTTGCTCCTAACCTTACAAGTGATGAAGAGACTATCGAGACAATTCTTGCTGCTGTTAAGGCTGCAGGATATGAACCTGGTAAGGACTTCATGATCGCTATGGACGCAGCTTCATCAGAATGGAAGAGCGAAAAAGGCAAAGGCTTCTACAAGCAGCCTAAGTCAGGCAGAGAGTTCACATCAGATGAGCTTATCGCTCACTGGGAGTCTCTTGTAGACAAGTATCCTATCATCTCAATTGAAGATGGTCTTGATGAAGAAGACTGGGAAGGCTGGAAGAGAATGACTGAGAAGATCGGTCATAAGGTACAGCTTGTTGGTGATGATCTTTTTGTTACTAATACAGAGCGTCTTGCAAAGGGTATTGAAAACGGCGCTGCTAACTCAATCCTTATAAAGCTCAACCAGATCGGTAGCGTATCTGAAACTCTTGAAGCTATCAAGCTTGCCAATAAGAACGGATATACAGCTATTTCTTCACACAGATCAGGCGAGACAGCTGATACAACAATAGCTGACCTTGCTGTTGCTCTTAACACAAGACAGATCAAGACAGGTGCTCCTTCACGTTCAGAGCGTGTTGCCAAGTACAATCAGCTTCTTCGTATCGAGGAAGAACTCGGAAGTGCTGCAAGATATCCCGGAATGAAGGCATTCAACGTTAAGAAGTAA
- a CDS encoding GNAT family N-acetyltransferase has protein sequence MDIKRVTIDDRIDDFINTEFSNYAIDCDVALKYEEFCFAAEENGKIAGVITGHAYYNEVRIGDLIVGKEFRRYGVGSKLVAAVEDAYKGKGYEKIAITTFGFQAPEFYKKLGYELEFVREDADPKLKKYFYLKKI, from the coding sequence ATGGATATAAAAAGAGTTACAATAGATGATAGAATTGATGATTTTATAAACACGGAATTTTCAAATTATGCGATAGATTGTGATGTGGCGCTTAAGTACGAAGAATTCTGCTTTGCTGCAGAAGAAAATGGAAAGATTGCCGGAGTTATCACCGGTCATGCGTATTACAACGAGGTTCGTATTGGAGATTTGATCGTTGGAAAAGAATTCAGAAGATATGGAGTCGGAAGTAAGCTCGTCGCAGCTGTCGAAGATGCATACAAAGGTAAGGGATACGAGAAGATAGCGATCACTACCTTTGGATTTCAGGCTCCGGAGTTTTATAAAAAGCTTGGATATGAACTGGAATTTGTTCGTGAAGATGCAGATCCAAAACTTAAAAAGTATTTCTATTTAAAGAAGATATAA
- a CDS encoding NUDIX domain-containing protein: MEYLDIVDENGNPTGETVERSYAHKNGVRHRTAHVWILRKRADKIQVLLQKRAEIKSFPGCYDISSAGHITAGQEYLESAVRELREELGITAQESDLVYCGDRYIVWDDVFFGEEFHDRQFTKVFLLWKDVEESDLVLQEEEVSGVLWMDLDECITGVKENSFKNCIYPEELEMVRKRAKEFE; this comes from the coding sequence ATGGAATATCTTGATATTGTTGATGAAAACGGAAATCCTACCGGCGAAACAGTAGAAAGGTCTTATGCTCACAAAAATGGCGTCAGACATAGAACTGCACATGTCTGGATATTGAGGAAAAGAGCTGATAAGATTCAGGTTCTTTTGCAGAAAAGGGCAGAGATCAAGTCTTTTCCCGGATGTTATGACATTTCAAGCGCAGGGCATATCACTGCAGGACAGGAATACCTTGAATCTGCTGTAAGAGAGCTTCGTGAAGAACTTGGTATTACAGCGCAGGAGTCTGATCTTGTATACTGCGGTGACAGATATATTGTGTGGGACGATGTCTTTTTTGGAGAAGAGTTCCATGACAGGCAGTTTACAAAGGTTTTCCTTCTGTGGAAAGATGTTGAGGAAAGTGACCTTGTTCTTCAAGAGGAAGAAGTAAGCGGAGTTCTCTGGATGGATCTTGATGAGTGTATTACAGGCGTAAAGGAGAACTCGTTTAAGAACTGTATCTATCCTGAAGAGCTTGAGATGGTGAGGAAAAGGGCAAAAGAATTTGAATAA
- the tsaA gene encoding tRNA (N6-threonylcarbamoyladenosine(37)-N6)-methyltransferase TrmO, which translates to MTDIVMQPIGYVKNEVTQRKDTSWGDDTSTVVLNDEFKTGLTGLEDFSHAIILFHLDKAKYEKEKHLQRRPQNRDDMPLVGIFSQRGKDRPNQIGMTSVEIISVTNSTLTVKGLDAIDGTPILDIKPYYPVYDKKDAKVPKWVDRLMEHYF; encoded by the coding sequence ATGACAGACATTGTGATGCAGCCAATTGGATACGTTAAAAACGAAGTTACCCAGAGAAAAGACACTTCATGGGGCGATGATACATCGACAGTAGTACTTAATGATGAATTTAAGACAGGCTTAACAGGACTTGAAGATTTTTCTCATGCTATAATATTATTTCATCTTGATAAAGCTAAATATGAAAAAGAAAAGCATTTACAAAGAAGGCCTCAGAACAGAGATGATATGCCTCTAGTTGGTATATTCTCTCAACGAGGAAAAGACAGACCTAATCAGATTGGAATGACATCTGTAGAGATCATATCTGTCACTAACAGTACGCTTACAGTGAAAGGTCTAGATGCAATAGACGGAACGCCAATCCTTGATATTAAGCCATATTACCCTGTGTATGATAAAAAGGATGCCAAAGTTCCGAAATGGGTCGATCGCTTGATGGAGCATTATTTCTGA